From a single Rutidosis leptorrhynchoides isolate AG116_Rl617_1_P2 chromosome 5, CSIRO_AGI_Rlap_v1, whole genome shotgun sequence genomic region:
- the LOC139850668 gene encoding ferric reduction oxidase 8, mitochondrial — translation MAKHFLLVLKFLMVLLAIVWASIWVMKPTQIWTRKWKEAEDAAKTTVFGSNGLDFAVLTFPIIAFVMMGYVYLHFKPKERRQRHNRNWITALSNPIIVNSFIGVLSAMEVIAIITFIIFLTWTFYIRISNDFKKMMPIKTLKLNMWQYKTYKIATRCGSLAEACLALLLFPIMRGMTVFRLFGIQFEASVRYHIWIGTTMLTLAIVHGAGTLFIWGIKNQIIDEMWKWQKTGRIYLAGEISLIAGLIMWMTSLPQVRRKRFELFYYTHHLYTIFIVFFLFHTGDRHFYMVFPAIFLFAIEKLLRIIQSRPQTCIISARIFPFKAIEVILPKEPRLKYTPTSIIFIKIPSISKFQWHSFSIASSSNIDVDTMSVIIKCDGSWTNSLYNMIQAMPVNGHDQRVQRCIPVSVEGPYGPASTDFLSKYDSLLLVAGGIGVTPFLSILQEISSTKNKTFPTKIQLVYITKKRNSIGILNSIVPFLTNEDPNMMYLKLKTFVTQETQSGTSVGDLIHEFSQVETVNFDKERISYALNGNGSSLLMAVIVLCSSVLFFAFLIIFSHVFLPQPKKASLKEKTASSLVDLVLIFAFILSISSSVLVLLVSRLKRLGKEYSGMALNHKENVTHASPFQSNRNLDEHEIHFGARPDFHDIFSKFANEMGGSYVGVLVCGPEDMKESVASVCKLNSQGSTNGDQRKKPYFNFHSLNFTL, via the exons ATGGCAAAACATTTTCTTCTTGTTCTCAAGTTCTTAATGGTCTTACTAGCCATTGTCTGGGCATCAATTTGGGTCATGAAACCGACACAAATCTGGACAAGAAAATGGAAGGAAGCTGAAGATGCTGCAAAAACAACCGTTTTTGGTTCTAATG GTCTTGATTTTGCCGTTTTAACGTTCCCAATTATCGCTTTTGTGATGATGGGATACGTCTACTTGCATTTCAAACCAAAAGAACGGAGACAAAG ACACAACAGGAATTGGATCACCGCACTGTCCAATCCGATAATCGTAAACAGTTTCATTGGTGTTTTGTCTGCAATGGAAGTTATCGCGATCATCACTTTCATCATCTTTCTAACATGGACTTTCTACATACGAATCTCTAATGATTTCAAGAAGATGATGCCAATAAAAACACTGAAATTAAACAT GTGGCAATATAAGACGTATAAGATTGCAACACGTTGTGGATCATTGGCAGAAGCTTGCCTAGCTCTGCTTCTATTCCCAATCATGAGAGGAATGACTGTTTTTCGATTATTCGGTATCCAGTTTGAAGCATCAGTTCGATACCATATCTGGATTGGGACTACGATGTTAACACTCGCTATTGTACATGGGGCTGGCACTTTATTCATATGGGGTATCAAAAACCAGATTATAGATGAG ATGTGGAAATGGCAGAAAACTGGGAGAATATACCTGGCAGGGGAGATTTCGCTAATTGCAGGGTTAATCATGTGGATGACATCACTACCACAAGTGAGAAGAAAACGATTCGAACTCTTCTACTACACGCATCATCTGTACACAATCTTCATCGTATTCTTCTTGTTTCATACTGGAGATCGTCACTTCTACATGGTCTTCCCTGCAATTTTTCTATTCGCCATCGAAAAGTTACTTAGAATAATACAGTCAAGACCACAAACGTGCATTATTTCCGCTCGAATCTTTCCTTTTAAGGCTATCGAAGTTATTCTTCCAAAAGAACCAA GATTAAAGTATACTCCAACAAGCATAATCTTCATAAAGATACCGAGCATATCCAAATTCCAATGGCATTCGTTTAGTATAGCTTCAAGCTCAAACATTGATGTTGATACGATGTCTGTAATCATAAAATGTGATGGATCATGGACAAATTCTCTTTATAACATGATCCAAGCGATGCCAGTTAATGGTCATGATCAAAGAGTACAAAGGTGTATTCCAGTTTCAGTTGAAGGACCATATGGACCTGCATCAACAGACTTCCTAAG CAAATACGATAGTTTGCTTCTGGTGGCCGGAGGAATAGGAGTGACTCCATTTCTAAGCATACTGCAAGAAATTTCATCTACCAAGAACAAAACCTTCCCCACAAAAATACAACTTGTATATATCACAAAAAAACGCAATAGCATCGGTATCCTAAATTCAATCGTACCTTTTCTCACAAACGAAGATCCAAACATGATGTATCTTAAGTTAAAAACGTTCGTGACCCAGGAAACACAATCTGGGACATCAGTTGGTGATCTGATACACGAGTTTTCTCAAGTGGAAACAGTCAACTTCGATAAGGAACGTATAAGTTATGCTCTAAATGGCAACGGGAGCTCACTTTTGATGGCTGTTATTGTTTTGTGTTCGTCTGTTTTGTTTTTTGCTTTTCTAATCATTTTCAGCCATGTTTTCTTGCCTCAACCTAAGAAAGCTTCTTTAAAAGAGAAAACTGCTTCATCGTTGGTAGATCTTGTTCTTATATTCGCTTTTATTTTATCCATTAGTAGCAGCGTACTTGTGTTGTTAGTATCGAGATTAAAACGCTTGGGGAAAGAGTATTCAGGGATGGccttaaatcataaagagaatgtAACGCATGCAAGTCCTTTTCAATCAAACAGGAATCTTGATGAACATGAAATTCATTTTGGAGCAAGGCCCGATTTCCATG ACATATTTTCAAAATTTGCGAACGAAATGGGTGGGTCCTACGTAGGGGTCTTGGTATGTGGACCCGAAGATATGAAGGAGTCGGTAGCTTCAGTCTGCAAGTTGAATTCTCAAGGCTCAACCAATGGTGATCAAAGAAAGAAACCATACTTCAATTTCCACTCCTTAAACTTCACTCTATAG
- the LOC139850709 gene encoding uncharacterized protein translates to MLRGSSDDSFRMLPIYLHNLKIHNPGTITNLVTDKENKFVMCYMSIGVVIRSFVQHVRPIIIVDAAHLKGGYLGTNLVAVAMDGNNGILPLAYGIGEGETNSVWSWFFGNLRDHLMSYGMVDRMSEITFISDRAASIAHGIANVFPEAFHAHCARHLFMNIKTKSNKMKFFDWHFWKMVKAYRASDFHDHLDVFRRRLKASYKVLCEDGESTSQRARNTTSKAKETVEPSQAYQSQFYPTRKDARSTLRLLNKKAQRRKKHLAPAAKYEAQGRKKDLASTAITGRKVARSDYTPLRLQKYSYGPVHSLQHLQFYTQIT, encoded by the exons atgttacgtggcagtagtgatgactcctttagaatgcttcccatttaccttcataaccttaagatccacaacccggggaccatcaccaatttggttaccgataaagaaaataaatttgtgatgtgttacatgtccattggagtagtt attcgatcatttgtgcaacatgtccgcccgataatcatcgtcgatgctgcacatttaaagggtgggtacctgggtactaatttagttgctgttgcgatggatggcaataatggaattttgccattggcttatggaattggtgaaggcgagacaaacagtgtttggtcatggttttttggtaacctaagagatcatttaatgagttatggtatggttgatcgtatgtcagagattacttttatttctgatcgtgctgctTCAATAGCACACGGCATTGCAAACGTGTTTCCGGAAGCGTTTCACGCTCATTGTGCACGTCATTTATTCATGAACATCAAAACTAAATCCAACAAGATGAAATTCTTCGACTGGCACTTTTGGAAAATGGTTAAGGCGTACCGTGCGTCGGATTTTCATGATCATCTAGATGTATTTCGAAGGAGATTGAAAGCGTCTTATAAAGTTCTATGTGAGGATG GTGAATCAACTTCTCAACGGGCAAGAAACACAACCTCAAAGGCGAAAGAGACAGTCGAACCATCTCAAGCTTATCAATCTCAGTTTTATCCAAC gcgcaaggacgcaagaagcaCCTTGCGCCTGCTTAATAAAAAGGCGCAAAGACGCAAGAAACACCTTGCGCCTGCTGCTAAATACGAGGCGCAAGGCCGCAAGAAGGACCTTGCGTCTACGGCTATTAcgggacgcaaggtcgcaaggtctgaTTACACACCTTTGCGCCTTCAAAAATACAGTTACGGACCTGTTCACAGTTTACAACATTTACAGTTTTATACACAAATTACATAA
- the LOC139847221 gene encoding uncharacterized protein, producing the protein MSQEQGYVEAKLTMKNMLNVIPQLKASMTENQQKIFRGTCFGPWLDLSYTGNDPGLVHAMLQRKSERPIGIDEKYPADDEEIWFSFRPNFKIRFSRREFCLITGFKFSRRTDMAHYIPRSYDVETPPIRRRCFPNRKDNSNITITDIQKLLYDGADFVVSDDDVVRLAIILIVERAFMGKQGIHVVSKKYLWLVEDFAKLNDYPWGNRIWDATYPVVKDGFQARESQLEVGKGYTLVGFMWSFKIWILEAYRRTIKSFAHKTDKNGVPRALFWKRSSAETFSVTDYLHLLNVMDDCPKNKRPFRTLHPTDVESGCQWWLKSCQYFDGTEVDEEVEEPVEDEPVNEEHGGGEQSQSQSQSQSQSQTQSNLSTDAKELYMSLVKRMDRQEKELQECRTQINDHERRISEQEKRISEQEQNQDEELLGRSFSDNENDKSAQRIRRGMRDRRPTRVLSSPFTTPGYRKPIEKLSDDVARKVKRLRVSEAEEVVNLDTEEQGVVEEEPHPIVEEDVVAPIVKKRKRSQKDWVNDEEIWSMVDRLVNDQGTLLPPPPNAWRDGRKHVGPAKDPKSMVDSKQETRCMFIFQNENFIYLTPEFWIRLLGLGYSGYLENLHIDGWATLMLRYRQRVLPRASQYSTPIIPTDSFACSSRWTVMPLGFLSRLAAFQSYYDDTQREEEKRKEAEKRGGVAITGENPPDYMYLIGLGDGSDELYPSWAYCDKILIPVHFYDAQHFILIVLNLEEQKILVYDSLPGHVDQEIVKLTKDLGDQLSVYLRAIDYFNQKQDSQIVDYLEKKESIEFMTEAAPVVPVQGGSNGDCGVWVCIHMERVIFGWDEIPNIGDPKKATEDYRVRMAKTFFRARFDTQEPPPKEKAKVGN; encoded by the exons ATGTCACAAGAACAG GGATATGTTGAGGCGAAGTTGACGATGAAGAATATGCTGAATGTTATACCTCAACTAAAGGCATCAATGACTGAGAATCAACAAAAAATTTTTAGGGGAACTTGTTTTGGTCCTTGGCTAGATCTTTCTTACACCGGCAATGATCCGGGCcttgtacatgcaatgctccaaAGAAAGAGTGAGCGACCGATAGGAATAGATGAAAAGTACCCTGCTGATGATGAGGAAATATGGTTTAGTTTCCGTCCGAATTTCAAAATTAGATTTAGTAGGCGGGAATTTTGTCTCATCACGGGGTTTAAGTTTAGTCGTCgcacggacatggcacattacattcCCAGAAGTTATGATGTAGAAACACCACCGATTAGACGACGTTGTTTCCCAAATCGTAAAGATAATTCAAACATTACAATTACCGATATCCAAAAGCTTTTATATGATGGTGCTGATTTTGTGGTTAGTGATGATGATGTCGTGCGACTAGCCATTATTTTGATTGTGGAGAGAGCGTTTATGGGTAAGCAAGGGATTCATGTGGTGAGCAAAAAATACCTATGGCTAGTCGAAGACTTTGCTAAATTGAATGACTACCCGTGGGGTAATCGTATTTGGGATGCCACTTACCCCGTAGTTAAAGATGGATTTCAAGCTCGGGAAAGTCAGTTAGAGGTGGGAAAGGGTTATACTTTGGTCGGTTTTATGTGGTCATTTAAG atttggattctcgaggcaTATCGACGAACAATTAAAAGTTTTGCCCACAAGACGGACAAAAATGGAGTACCGAGGGCCTTATTTTGGAAACGTTCATCGGCTGAGACTTTTTCAGTCACTGATTACCTGCATCTACTAAACGTTatg GATGATTGTCCGAAGAATAAACGACCTTTTCGTACTCTGCATCCCACTGATGTTGAGAGTGGATGTCAATGGTGGTTAAAAAGTTGCCAATACTTTGATGGGACGGAAGTGGATGAGGaagttgaagaacctgttgaagatGAACCTGTCAATGAGGAACATGGTGGTGGAGAACagtctcaatctcaatctcaatctcagtCTCAATCTCAGACTCAATCAAACTTATCTACTGATGCAAAGGAATTATACATGTCTTTGGTGAAACGGATGGATAGGCAAGAGAAGGAGCTGCAAGAGTGTAGAACGCAAATAAATGATCACGAGAGACGTATATCTGAACAAGAGAAACGAATATCAGAACAAGAGCAAAATCAAGATGAGGAGTTACTTGGTCGATCCTTCTCAGACAATGAAAACGACAAATCAGCTCAACGGATTAGACGTGGAATGAGAGATCGACGACCAACGCGTGTACTAAGCTCCCCTTTCACAACACCGGGATACAGAAAACCAATCGAGAAG CTGTCAGATGATGTTGCTCGCAAAGTGAAAAGGCTGAGGGTGTCTGAGGCTGAGGAGGTTGTTAATCTCGATACTGAAGAACAGGGTGTTGTTGAAGAAGAACCCCACCCTATTGTTGAAGAAGATGTTGTTGCTCCGATTGTGAAAAAGCGTAAACGGTCGCAAAAGGATTGGGTTAATGACGAGGAAATTTGGTCGATGGTAGACAGGCTAGTGAATGATCAAGGAACtctactaccaccaccacccaaTGCTTGGAGAGACGGTAGAAAGCACGTTGGGCCTGCAAAAGATCCGAAGAGTATGGTGGATAGTAAGCAAGAAACGCGGTGCATGTTCATTTTTCAGAACGAAAATTTTATATACCTCACACCTGAGTTTTGGATCAGGTTACTTGGTCTTGGATATTCCGGATACTTGGAAAACTTA catattgatggatgggctacACTTATGTTGAGATATCGTCAGAGGGTTCTCCCCCGAGCAAGCCAGTATTCCACTCCTATTATCCCGACCGACTCGTTTGCGTGTAGTTCTCGATGGACTGTCATGCCATTGGGTTTCCTTTCTAGGCTTGCAGCGTTTCAGTCCTATTATGATGATACACAAAGGGAGGAAGAGAAACGGAAAGAAGCGGAGAAAAGAGGAGGAGTAGCAATCACAGGGGAGAATCCACCtgattatatgtatttgattggaTTAGGGGATGGTAGTGATGAGCTATATCCATCCTGGGCCTATTGTGATAAG ATTTTGATCCCCGTTCACTTTTACGATGCTCAACACTTTATTCTGATTGTGTTGAACTTGGAGGAACAGAAGATATTGGTGTACGATAGTTTGCCCGGTCATGTTGATCAAGAAATTGTCAAGCTCACCAAAGATCTGGGAGATCAATTGTCTGTATACTTAAGAGCAATTGATTACTTTAACCAAAAGCAAGACTCCCAGATTGTTGACTACTTGGAAAAAAAGGAGAGCATCGAGTTCATGACCGAGGCAGCACCAGTCGTGCCGGTGCAAGGTGGAAGTAATGGGGACTGTGGTGTTTGGGTCTGCATCCATATGGAGAGGGTGATCTTTGGGTGGGATGAAATCCCAAACATTGGAGATCCTAAAAAGGCAACAGAAGACTACAGAGTGAGAATGGCCAAGACCTTCTTTCGTGCACGCTTTGATACCCAGGAACCCCCACCAAAAGAGAAAGCAAAAGTTGGTAACTGA
- the LOC139850669 gene encoding ubiquitin-conjugating enzyme E2 28-like isoform X1, with protein sequence MAKSRIRYELKEWRKNPPVLCSAGPVGEDLFHWQATVMALADSPYRGGMFVVSIHFPPTYPNKPPKVSFQTKVYHPNISSDGTICLDILHEKWLPNATLFTILDSICCLMNEPNPDDALVPEIADIYKTDRAKFESTAQAWTRAYAIN encoded by the exons ATGGCTAAAAGTCGGATTCGATATGAGTTGAAAGAATGGCGAAAGAATCCTCCTGTTTTATGCAGTGCTG GCCCAGTTGGTGAAGA CTTGTTCCATTGGCAAGCAACAGTTATGGCCCTAGCTGATAGCCCATATAGAGGGGGTATGTTTGTTGTTTCCATCCATTTCCCACCTACTTATCCGAACAAGCCACCTAAG GTTTCTTTTCAGACTAAAGTGTACCACCCGAATATAAGCAGCGACGGTACCATCTGCCTTGACATCCTTCATGAGAAATGGTTGCCTAACGCTACCCTCTTTACG ATTCTTGATTCAATTTGTTGCTTAATGAATGAACCAAACCCTGATGATGCTTTAGTGCCTGAAATCGCGGATATCTACAAGACTGACCGGGCCAAATTTGAATCCACTGCACAAGCATGGACCCGAGCGTATGCAATCAATTAA
- the LOC139850669 gene encoding ubiquitin-conjugating enzyme E2 28-like isoform X2 has protein sequence MAKSRIRYELKEWRKNPPVLCSAGPVGEDLFHWQATVMALADSPYRGGMFVVSIHFPPTYPNKPPKTKVYHPNISSDGTICLDILHEKWLPNATLFTILDSICCLMNEPNPDDALVPEIADIYKTDRAKFESTAQAWTRAYAIN, from the exons ATGGCTAAAAGTCGGATTCGATATGAGTTGAAAGAATGGCGAAAGAATCCTCCTGTTTTATGCAGTGCTG GCCCAGTTGGTGAAGA CTTGTTCCATTGGCAAGCAACAGTTATGGCCCTAGCTGATAGCCCATATAGAGGGGGTATGTTTGTTGTTTCCATCCATTTCCCACCTACTTATCCGAACAAGCCACCTAAG ACTAAAGTGTACCACCCGAATATAAGCAGCGACGGTACCATCTGCCTTGACATCCTTCATGAGAAATGGTTGCCTAACGCTACCCTCTTTACG ATTCTTGATTCAATTTGTTGCTTAATGAATGAACCAAACCCTGATGATGCTTTAGTGCCTGAAATCGCGGATATCTACAAGACTGACCGGGCCAAATTTGAATCCACTGCACAAGCATGGACCCGAGCGTATGCAATCAATTAA